The Candidatus Thiodiazotropha endoloripes genome has a window encoding:
- a CDS encoding potassium channel family protein, with product MARRDNLIFGCGALGHEVAMQLSERGIQVYLYSNNFDEVGGLLAKGLQAAVIDYTDDEKLLGIGIGNWVKTIFCLFSEEPKNLFLTLSARALDPNLKIVCVAESIESSERLLAAGATKVIDPYEISGQRVHEMIARPYLVEMLENTVFGKHIDIAEIEIPDSSVLAGMSLSDLELNKKYDLIVLGVVDLELGNQLIFTNSGVDHHLDAGDILVVIGCKQEIERLKQGVSADAGEP from the coding sequence GTGGCACGGCGGGATAACTTGATCTTCGGTTGTGGCGCACTGGGTCATGAGGTGGCCATGCAACTGTCTGAGCGCGGCATCCAGGTCTATCTCTACAGCAACAACTTCGATGAGGTGGGGGGGCTGCTGGCGAAGGGGCTTCAGGCTGCGGTCATCGACTATACTGACGATGAAAAACTGTTGGGGATCGGTATTGGAAACTGGGTCAAGACGATATTCTGTCTCTTTTCCGAAGAACCGAAAAACCTCTTTTTGACCCTCTCGGCCCGGGCCTTGGATCCGAATCTGAAGATTGTCTGTGTCGCGGAATCGATTGAATCCAGCGAACGGCTGCTCGCCGCCGGAGCCACCAAAGTCATCGATCCCTATGAGATCAGTGGTCAGCGGGTGCATGAGATGATTGCCCGTCCCTATCTGGTGGAGATGCTTGAAAACACGGTTTTCGGTAAGCATATCGATATTGCCGAGATAGAGATCCCCGATTCATCGGTGCTGGCCGGTATGTCCTTGAGCGATCTCGAGCTGAACAAAAAATATGACCTGATCGTGCTTGGGGTGGTGGATCTTGAGCTGGGCAACCAGCTGATCTTCACAAACAGCGGCGTCGACCACCATCTCGATGCCGGGGATATTCTGGTGGTGATCGGTTGCAAGCAGGAGATTGAACGACTCAAGCAGGGCGTCTCAGCGGATGCCGGGGAACCCTGA
- a CDS encoding NAD-binding protein, with amino-acid sequence MSFAQKIIKTCYTLEGSTRYKGLKGAVYNLLQNPRAPIRPYFDIFMILLVLLSVWLLIYEVKHDLGLWGDLIEVGAVTIFIIEYLLRFWLYNDSHKVIIERYERAEFINETFRLGPALSSAILGKLRYAIQPLAIIDLLAIIPSYRPLRFLRIFLLFRLFKLFRYTRSISEFVKVLSEKRIELVTLFIFMAFITFTAATAIFFFEAEHDEGQIDGFFDSVYWALVTMSTVGYGDITPQTTEGRVISLVLIIAGLGVISFFTSIIVSAFGEKIHEIRAHRVFSEVERKQVDTLVCGFGRVGQVVADRLSEDKRSFVVVDPLEENIRLAKQRGYLAVMGNGEDNSLLMSMGIETRIKRLLCLTGDDVVNVYITLIARQMNPDIEIISRANHRENVNKLHRAGASHCVAPYEVFGLIAAEYAGQPVAFEAVYGLLTRQTSEGIEAVRIKRDSSLAGKQMGEIDFLARKLIPFGIIRDGCCDPGIDNSCFNLNERCFYFNPGEKFTLQADDLLVLIGHEYSVIHLRDCLERGEL; translated from the coding sequence ATGTCATTTGCGCAAAAAATCATCAAAACTTGTTACACCCTGGAGGGTTCCACCCGCTATAAGGGTTTGAAGGGTGCAGTCTACAATCTGCTGCAGAATCCCCGTGCGCCGATTCGTCCCTACTTCGATATCTTCATGATCCTGCTGGTGCTGCTCAGTGTCTGGCTGCTGATCTATGAAGTGAAACACGATCTTGGATTGTGGGGCGATCTGATTGAGGTGGGGGCGGTGACCATCTTCATCATTGAGTATCTGTTGCGTTTCTGGCTCTACAACGACAGTCACAAAGTCATCATCGAACGCTACGAGCGGGCCGAGTTCATCAATGAGACTTTTCGCCTCGGTCCCGCACTCTCCAGTGCAATACTCGGTAAGCTCAGGTATGCGATCCAACCCCTGGCGATCATCGATCTGCTGGCGATCATTCCAAGCTATCGTCCGTTAAGGTTCCTGCGAATTTTTCTGCTCTTCAGACTGTTCAAGCTGTTCCGCTATACCCGCAGCATCAGTGAATTCGTCAAGGTGCTGTCTGAAAAGCGTATTGAGTTGGTCACCCTGTTCATCTTCATGGCGTTTATCACCTTTACCGCCGCCACGGCGATCTTTTTCTTCGAGGCGGAACATGACGAGGGGCAGATCGACGGCTTTTTCGACAGCGTCTATTGGGCCCTGGTCACCATGTCGACAGTCGGTTATGGGGATATCACTCCGCAGACCACTGAGGGCCGGGTGATCAGTCTGGTGTTGATCATCGCCGGATTGGGTGTGATCTCGTTCTTCACCTCGATCATCGTCTCCGCCTTTGGAGAGAAGATTCATGAGATACGCGCCCACCGGGTCTTTTCCGAGGTTGAGCGCAAGCAGGTCGATACCCTGGTCTGTGGTTTTGGCCGGGTCGGACAGGTGGTGGCGGATCGTCTCTCCGAGGATAAGCGTTCGTTTGTGGTGGTGGATCCTCTCGAAGAGAACATCAGGCTGGCGAAACAGCGCGGTTATCTGGCGGTGATGGGCAATGGTGAGGATAACTCGCTGCTGATGAGTATGGGGATAGAGACCCGCATCAAGCGGCTGCTCTGTTTGACCGGTGACGATGTGGTAAATGTCTACATCACTCTGATTGCACGGCAGATGAATCCCGATATTGAGATCATCTCACGGGCCAACCACCGGGAGAATGTCAACAAGCTCCATCGGGCCGGGGCAAGCCACTGTGTGGCACCCTATGAGGTATTTGGCCTGATCGCTGCCGAGTATGCGGGTCAGCCGGTGGCCTTTGAAGCGGTTTACGGCCTGCTCACCCGGCAGACCAGCGAAGGCATCGAAGCGGTGCGTATCAAACGTGACAGCTCTCTGGCGGGCAAGCAGATGGGAGAGATCGATTTTCTCGCCAGGAAACTGATCCCCTTCGGTATCATCAGGGATGGCTGCTGTGATCCAGGCATCGATAACAGCTGCTTCAACCTGAACGAGCGCTGTTTCTACTTCAATCCGGGAGAGAAATTCACGCTGCAGGCAGACGACCTGCTGGTGCTGATCGGTCATGAGTACAGTGTCATCCATCTGCGAGACTGTCTGGAACGGGGGGAACTCTAG
- a CDS encoding integrin alpha, with translation MKPNQLPALFALSVLLGLLISGCEETYTKEVDEDQKISDSRGQFSGDLDDGDRFGAALANIGDLEGDGVIDLAVGSPYDDDNGEDRGAVWVLFLDDDGQVDTQQKISDSKGSFDGDLDDGDLFGSALAPLDDLNGDGFRDIVVSAPMDDDGGTDHGALWVLFLKDDGTVESYQKISEESGELNENLDADDQFGHAVANIGDLNNDGITDLAVGMPNDDDGGTDRGAVWILFMNSDGTVSARQKISSEKGGLERKPNDGDRFGSSVTAVGDLDDDGVIDIAVGTSGDDDGGTDRGAVWVLFLNSDGTVDGLKRISHNRGGLEDQLSDGDRFGSALANLGDLNNDGNDDLMVGAPGSDDGGSNRGATWVLFMQGDGEIISASKISDTEGDFDGSLNDNDQFGSSLAGIGDLNEDEHQDLAVGAPFDDNGGTDKGATWILFLGPTESHYDTSEGIIFGSLSSAIQQQ, from the coding sequence ATGAAACCCAATCAACTGCCTGCACTGTTCGCATTGAGCGTTCTATTAGGTCTGCTCATCAGTGGTTGCGAGGAGACCTATACCAAGGAGGTCGATGAGGATCAGAAGATCTCAGACAGCCGCGGACAGTTCTCCGGTGACCTGGATGACGGAGACCGGTTTGGTGCGGCACTGGCCAATATCGGCGACCTTGAGGGAGACGGCGTCATCGACCTGGCAGTCGGCTCCCCTTACGATGATGACAACGGTGAGGACCGTGGTGCCGTCTGGGTACTCTTCCTGGATGACGATGGCCAGGTCGACACCCAGCAGAAGATCTCTGACAGTAAGGGGTCGTTCGATGGTGACCTGGATGACGGGGATCTGTTCGGCAGCGCCCTCGCCCCGCTGGATGACCTGAATGGTGATGGTTTCAGGGATATCGTGGTCAGTGCGCCAATGGATGATGACGGCGGCACCGATCATGGGGCGCTCTGGGTCCTGTTTCTCAAGGACGACGGGACGGTGGAGTCATACCAGAAGATCTCTGAAGAGTCCGGTGAGTTGAATGAAAACCTCGATGCGGATGACCAGTTCGGCCATGCCGTGGCGAATATCGGCGACCTCAACAACGATGGCATTACCGATCTGGCGGTTGGTATGCCCAACGATGATGATGGCGGTACCGATCGGGGCGCCGTCTGGATTCTCTTCATGAACAGTGACGGCACGGTCAGCGCGCGGCAGAAAATCTCCTCCGAAAAGGGCGGCCTGGAGCGCAAACCGAATGATGGAGATCGGTTTGGCAGCTCGGTAACCGCCGTCGGCGACCTGGACGATGACGGAGTGATCGATATTGCAGTGGGTACCAGTGGAGATGACGATGGGGGTACTGATCGCGGTGCGGTGTGGGTGCTGTTCCTGAACAGCGACGGCACGGTGGATGGCCTGAAGCGAATTTCACACAACCGGGGCGGGCTGGAGGATCAGCTCAGTGATGGAGACCGCTTCGGTAGTGCTCTGGCCAATCTGGGTGACCTCAACAACGACGGCAACGATGATCTGATGGTCGGCGCACCGGGGAGTGACGATGGCGGCAGCAACCGGGGGGCCACCTGGGTTCTGTTCATGCAGGGTGATGGTGAAATCATCTCAGCCTCCAAGATATCCGATACAGAAGGGGATTTTGACGGCAGCCTGAATGACAACGATCAATTTGGCAGTTCCTTGGCCGGTATCGGCGACCTGAATGAGGATGAGCATCAGGATCTGGCAGTTGGCGCACCCTTTGATGACAATGGCGGAACCGATAAAGGCGCAACCTGGATTCTCTTCCTGGGGCCGACTGAGAGTCACTATGACACCAGTGAGGGGATCATTTTCGGTTCCCTTTCCAGTGCCATTCAACAGCAATAG
- a CDS encoding NUDIX hydrolase — MNSQRYIYPYPHPAVTTDVVLFTIQMDTLSVLLIERKNPPFQGMWALPGGFLDIAEDLESCAKRELQEETGIKGIYLEQLGTFGAPQRDPRERVISVTYFALSPSDHLCPRASSDAAEAAWFPINELPELAFDHAQIISLARQRLIAKLGYSTIAFQMLPETFTLSQLQSVYEVLLNEALDKRNFRKAILARNIIRETGETARHGNHRPAKIYQVLNPRQVEIIK; from the coding sequence ATGAACTCACAGCGCTACATTTATCCCTATCCTCACCCTGCTGTGACCACCGATGTGGTGCTGTTTACCATCCAGATGGATACTCTGTCCGTACTTCTGATTGAGCGTAAAAATCCCCCTTTTCAGGGCATGTGGGCACTACCGGGAGGCTTTCTCGACATTGCGGAAGACCTGGAATCCTGTGCCAAAAGAGAGTTGCAGGAAGAGACCGGAATCAAAGGCATCTATCTTGAACAGCTCGGCACCTTCGGTGCACCGCAAAGAGATCCACGGGAGCGGGTGATCAGTGTCACCTATTTTGCCTTGAGCCCTTCGGACCATCTCTGCCCCAGGGCTTCGAGCGATGCCGCAGAGGCAGCCTGGTTCCCGATCAATGAGTTGCCGGAGTTGGCCTTCGACCATGCTCAGATCATCAGCCTGGCAAGGCAACGGCTGATCGCCAAACTGGGCTACAGCACCATCGCCTTTCAGATGCTGCCCGAGACATTTACCCTGAGTCAGTTGCAATCTGTCTACGAAGTCCTGCTCAACGAAGCTTTGGACAAGCGAAATTTCCGCAAGGCGATTCTGGCCCGTAACATCATTCGCGAGACCGGTGAAACTGCCAGACACGGCAATCACCGTCCTGCAAAAATCTACCAGGTCCTCAATCCGAGACAGGTTGAGATCATCAAATAG
- a CDS encoding HDOD domain-containing protein has protein sequence MQTARQAKDQVLKLQHLPPLSTTATRLLALLTEEDLALNKLAEAIDQDPGLSARILGLANSAYFGQQNPVLRVEDAIIRVLGLNMVKSLAFSIAVSGAFDISNCHQFDIKQYWLESLSTAILARHLSVRSTTSEPPDPDAVYLAGLLMKIGVLVLVHLFPEDYDKVLVQKRQQGSDADILTLETEMLGINHRQAGAWLADRWHLPELVVSAIAQANQPGDSQHTKEVTLVGAVSCWLSEAEQEQQPVMDCTSELSDCCGLSAETIAVVKSGFIDEEEEIKVIANMLAS, from the coding sequence ATGCAAACGGCCAGACAAGCGAAAGACCAGGTGCTCAAACTGCAGCACCTACCCCCACTTTCAACAACCGCAACCCGACTGCTTGCGCTGTTGACCGAAGAGGACCTGGCACTTAACAAACTGGCTGAAGCGATCGATCAGGATCCTGGATTGAGTGCACGGATTCTGGGATTGGCCAATTCGGCATACTTTGGGCAGCAGAATCCGGTGCTCAGGGTTGAGGATGCAATTATTCGTGTATTGGGTCTGAATATGGTGAAAAGCCTGGCCTTCAGTATTGCGGTCAGCGGCGCTTTCGATATTTCAAACTGCCATCAGTTCGATATCAAACAGTATTGGCTTGAATCCCTCTCCACTGCGATTCTGGCCAGACATCTCAGCGTTCGCAGCACCACCTCAGAGCCACCGGATCCGGATGCGGTCTATCTGGCCGGATTGTTGATGAAGATCGGTGTCCTGGTTCTGGTGCATCTGTTTCCGGAAGATTATGACAAGGTGCTTGTGCAGAAGCGCCAGCAGGGAAGTGATGCGGATATTCTGACGCTGGAAACAGAGATGCTCGGTATCAATCACCGGCAGGCCGGGGCCTGGCTTGCGGATCGATGGCACCTGCCGGAGCTGGTGGTATCAGCCATTGCCCAAGCCAATCAGCCTGGCGATTCCCAGCATACCAAAGAGGTAACTCTGGTTGGTGCAGTCTCCTGCTGGCTCTCTGAGGCTGAACAGGAGCAGCAACCGGTTATGGATTGCACATCGGAGCTTTCGGACTGTTGTGGTTTGTCGGCTGAGACCATCGCGGTGGTGAAGAGCGGTTTTATCGACGAAGAAGAGGAGATCAAGGTCATTGCCAATATGTTGGCAAGTTGA
- a CDS encoding antitermination protein NusG, with protein MISKILLTMAVIGVAWLVIRHRQQSLNEPARIARPVAKEKSSNRSIKWLSYALLVLMISASLIYLGWQVEQGYRLVTVRVVDAQTGRSVSYIARRMDVDDRHFVTQDGREIIVADGERIELSAYNPQQLP; from the coding sequence GTGATAAGCAAAATACTCCTGACAATGGCTGTTATCGGCGTGGCCTGGCTGGTCATTCGTCATCGCCAGCAGTCTCTCAATGAACCTGCACGGATCGCCCGGCCGGTTGCCAAAGAGAAAAGCTCAAACCGATCGATCAAGTGGCTCAGTTACGCTCTGTTGGTGCTGATGATTTCGGCCAGCCTGATCTATCTGGGTTGGCAGGTGGAGCAGGGCTATCGACTGGTTACGGTACGTGTGGTGGATGCTCAGACAGGCCGCAGTGTCAGCTACATCGCAAGAAGAATGGATGTGGATGATCGCCACTTCGTCACCCAGGATGGTCGGGAGATCATTGTGGCCGATGGTGAGCGCATCGAACTCTCAGCCTACAATCCGCAACAGCTCCCCTGA
- the nadA gene encoding quinolinate synthase NadA, protein MNIESLKLPEIKVPEHPRWPTLSEQEKQQLKQQIRDKLHQQKAVIVAHYYTDPELQALAEETGGCVADSLEMARFGTQQEAQTLVVCGVRFMGETSKILNPEKRVIMPDLNATCSLDEGCPADLFSTFCDAHPEHTVVVYANTSAEVKARSDWVVTSGIAMPIVEHLAAKGEKILWGPDRHLGSYVQRVTGADMLMWPGSCVVHEEFKAVALERIRRLHPDAAVLVHPESPENVIQQADVIGSTTALIKAVANMDNQEFIVATDGGIFYKMQQMAPEKTLIEAPTAGEGATCVSCAHCPWMGMNALQNLNQVLESGANQIEIDPGIREQAVIPIQRMLDFAAHQGIGMRNKGNA, encoded by the coding sequence ATGAACATCGAATCTTTGAAACTGCCCGAGATTAAAGTCCCTGAACACCCCCGATGGCCAACGCTTTCGGAGCAGGAGAAGCAACAGCTGAAGCAGCAGATCCGCGACAAGTTACACCAACAGAAGGCGGTGATCGTTGCCCACTACTATACCGATCCAGAACTACAGGCCCTGGCGGAAGAGACTGGTGGTTGCGTAGCGGACTCCCTGGAGATGGCCAGATTCGGAACTCAGCAGGAGGCGCAGACCCTGGTGGTTTGCGGGGTTCGTTTCATGGGCGAAACCTCGAAAATTCTCAATCCGGAGAAACGGGTCATCATGCCCGACCTGAATGCCACCTGCTCACTCGACGAGGGCTGCCCGGCCGATCTGTTCAGCACTTTCTGTGATGCCCACCCTGAGCATACGGTGGTGGTCTACGCCAACACCAGTGCTGAGGTGAAAGCCCGCTCCGACTGGGTGGTCACCTCCGGGATCGCTATGCCCATCGTCGAACATCTTGCAGCCAAAGGTGAGAAGATTCTGTGGGGACCCGATCGCCATCTGGGCAGCTATGTGCAGCGTGTCACCGGCGCGGATATGCTGATGTGGCCAGGCTCCTGTGTGGTGCATGAGGAGTTCAAAGCCGTGGCCCTTGAAAGAATTCGCCGTCTGCATCCGGATGCAGCCGTGCTGGTCCACCCGGAGTCACCGGAAAATGTCATCCAGCAGGCCGATGTCATCGGCTCCACCACCGCACTGATCAAAGCGGTTGCCAACATGGACAATCAGGAGTTCATCGTCGCTACCGATGGAGGCATCTTCTATAAGATGCAGCAGATGGCCCCGGAGAAGACCCTGATCGAGGCACCGACCGCCGGCGAAGGGGCTACCTGTGTCAGCTGCGCCCACTGTCCCTGGATGGGGATGAATGCGCTGCAGAATCTCAACCAGGTTCTTGAGTCTGGCGCCAATCAGATCGAGATCGACCCGGGGATACGTGAACAGGCGGTGATTCCGATCCAGCGGATGCTCGATTTTGCAGCCCATCAGGGTATAGGCATGCGCAACAAGGGAAATGCCTGA
- a CDS encoding sterol desaturase family protein — protein sequence MTDIILDYELTIRLIAFFSIFAVMAGWEAVQPCRQQRFTRSQRWFANLGITLLNTLLLRLLFPTAAVGFAAFAEAKGWGLLNEIQLPFWLSVIIAVTLMDMVIYLQHVMVHAVPALWRLHRVHHADPDYDLTTGARFHPIEILLSMLIKIATIAALGPPVIAVLIFEVILNGMAMFNHGNVSLPKPLDRLMRWLVVTPDMHRVHHSVIPGETNSNFGFNLSIWDRLMGTYRAAPKLGHIGMQIGVNSLQDPQLTTKLNGLLKIPFLKNTQGGDDYNVQDRTWPGQGDNL from the coding sequence ATGACAGACATTATTCTCGACTATGAACTGACCATCCGCCTGATCGCGTTTTTCTCTATTTTTGCCGTGATGGCAGGCTGGGAAGCGGTACAACCCTGTCGTCAGCAACGCTTTACCAGAAGTCAGCGCTGGTTTGCCAACCTGGGAATCACCCTGCTCAATACCCTGCTGTTGCGTTTGCTGTTTCCCACAGCTGCAGTGGGATTTGCTGCATTCGCCGAAGCGAAGGGCTGGGGGCTGCTCAACGAGATACAACTGCCCTTCTGGCTCAGCGTGATCATCGCCGTGACACTGATGGATATGGTTATCTATCTGCAGCATGTGATGGTTCACGCGGTCCCCGCACTGTGGCGTCTGCATCGGGTACATCATGCCGATCCGGACTACGACCTGACCACCGGCGCCCGCTTCCATCCGATCGAGATTCTGCTCTCCATGCTGATCAAAATCGCCACCATTGCGGCTTTGGGTCCACCGGTCATCGCGGTATTGATCTTCGAGGTGATACTCAACGGCATGGCAATGTTCAACCATGGCAATGTCTCCCTGCCAAAGCCCCTCGACCGGCTAATGCGCTGGTTGGTGGTGACACCGGATATGCATCGGGTACACCACTCGGTCATTCCCGGGGAGACCAACAGCAACTTCGGCTTCAATCTGTCGATCTGGGACCGCCTGATGGGCACCTACAGGGCGGCACCGAAACTTGGCCATATCGGGATGCAGATCGGCGTCAACTCGCTGCAGGATCCGCAGTTGACGACGAAGCTGAACGGGTTGCTGAAAATCCCGTTTCTAAAGAATACCCAGGGTGGAGACGATTATAATGTTCAAGATCGCACCTGGCCGGGTCAAGGAGACAACCTTTGA
- a CDS encoding DUF3108 domain-containing protein, which yields MSGVETRRWVILRIEALFLLWWGFTTLSAAASQPVLGEQLEYTLKFRGLITGYVELDIAKVTLNVEESMGQVLTMPAYITNLHLTTAPYTKAELLYPVRLSYRSWLDARELHPLIAFKRLKFRKQREEFFWFDRETGYAHHYQTGEQAEETSPSPPPSLQSVAALSNDQWTALNQTKTLQMNGSQALDYMGLIHRLRSMPIESGSPIEFSTFNGKEIEWFRIDVSRERLTRAGWDRPSFRLKLREIDPENGALGETVHIWMSDDDQRLLLRFYAERTFGAMEGILETGRPIDQQHKEGLSEATQSSMETYLDF from the coding sequence ATGAGTGGTGTTGAAACCCGTCGATGGGTGATTCTGCGAATAGAAGCCCTATTTCTGCTGTGGTGGGGATTCACGACCCTGTCAGCTGCGGCCAGCCAGCCGGTATTGGGGGAGCAACTGGAGTACACCCTCAAGTTCCGCGGCCTGATTACCGGTTATGTGGAGCTGGATATCGCCAAAGTGACTCTCAATGTGGAAGAGAGCATGGGGCAGGTTTTGACCATGCCTGCCTACATCACCAATCTGCATCTGACCACGGCGCCTTATACAAAAGCGGAGCTGCTCTATCCGGTGCGGCTCAGTTACCGAAGCTGGCTGGATGCCCGGGAGCTGCACCCCTTGATCGCCTTCAAGAGATTGAAATTCCGCAAGCAGCGGGAAGAGTTCTTCTGGTTCGACCGGGAGACGGGTTATGCCCATCACTATCAGACCGGTGAGCAGGCTGAAGAGACCTCCCCATCACCGCCTCCCAGTCTGCAATCCGTAGCTGCATTGAGTAATGATCAATGGACCGCCCTGAATCAGACCAAAACCCTGCAGATGAATGGATCCCAGGCGTTGGACTATATGGGATTGATACACCGTCTGCGCAGCATGCCGATCGAGAGTGGCAGCCCGATCGAGTTCTCCACCTTCAACGGCAAGGAGATCGAGTGGTTTCGTATCGATGTGAGTCGGGAGCGCTTGACCCGCGCCGGGTGGGACAGGCCATCGTTCAGGTTGAAACTGCGAGAGATCGATCCGGAGAATGGGGCGTTGGGTGAAACGGTCCACATCTGGATGAGCGACGATGATCAGCGACTGCTGTTGCGCTTCTATGCTGAGCGCACCTTTGGCGCCATGGAGGGGATCCTCGAGACGGGGCGGCCGATTGATCAACAACACAAGGAGGGGCTTTCAGAGGCGACCCAATCCTCCATGGAGACCTACCTCGACTTCTGA
- a CDS encoding ankyrin repeat domain-containing protein, which translates to MLYRIAIIISLCFIVLSACSKQAEPTITLSRAVQIGDIDQLERNLHWGADVNKADTSGLTPLHVAAQKGSLVMSRILVKNQADLEAVDPQGHTPLLKALIARNPIIAEYLVEKGAKIEPNSALHETAALGSADRDVVGFLIRQGAKLDNQDEKGNTPLHSAILNDQRVSAKYLINRGASLDIANQEGLSPLSLAKQKGNQDIIRMLIQFGASEDR; encoded by the coding sequence ATGTTATATCGAATCGCAATCATCATAAGCCTGTGTTTCATCGTATTATCGGCCTGCAGCAAGCAGGCGGAACCCACCATCACCCTCTCCCGTGCGGTACAGATCGGTGACATCGACCAGCTGGAGCGTAATCTGCACTGGGGCGCCGACGTCAACAAAGCGGATACCAGCGGTTTGACACCACTCCATGTGGCGGCCCAGAAAGGCAGCCTGGTGATGAGTAGGATCCTGGTGAAAAACCAGGCCGACCTGGAAGCGGTCGATCCTCAGGGACACACTCCCCTGCTCAAGGCCCTGATTGCACGAAACCCGATCATTGCCGAATATCTGGTGGAGAAGGGAGCGAAAATCGAGCCGAACAGCGCCCTGCATGAGACTGCAGCACTGGGTAGTGCCGACCGGGATGTGGTCGGTTTTCTCATCAGACAGGGGGCAAAACTCGACAACCAGGACGAGAAAGGCAATACTCCGCTCCACTCGGCGATTCTCAACGATCAACGAGTCTCAGCAAAGTACCTGATCAATCGTGGCGCAAGCCTGGATATTGCCAATCAGGAGGGGCTGTCTCCACTGAGCCTGGCCAAACAGAAAGGCAATCAGGATATCATCCGGATGCTGATACAATTCGGTGCTTCCGAAGATCGTTAA
- a CDS encoding sensor domain-containing diguanylate cyclase, with protein MDLSFNQTSMDLRERFFNLLDSLSALRALSQINLERVTEAELLAEALDELVRYQNIDHCSVFRMEAGVLRCVSGRSMAESHAEITGTPSARATADSMAFKPGEGIVGIAYSSAQLQYCRDCSQSSEFKPHDSTVSDMPGSLISAPIKMGDKVLGVLNASHPMAEYFEPWQQHTLSLFSSCLGQILYNHQMLHELEILIDQRTEELGKSLEEANRLRKRYEQLSMVDELTGLHNRRFFFNEAEAHISRAIRSKQPCSLMLVDVDHFKRVNDQWGHLVGDQVLAAISRILMDEARGGDLVARVGGEEFVILLPEAGIEGADLMAQRIQERLTNINMGNSHPGIKLTVSIGMTELTKNSDQKLTPSQLVDQLYSQADQAMYECKREGRNRRIRFKEPVDD; from the coding sequence ATGGATCTTTCGTTTAACCAGACATCGATGGACTTAAGAGAACGCTTTTTCAATCTACTTGACTCCCTGTCCGCTCTTCGGGCGCTCTCTCAAATCAATCTTGAGCGGGTTACCGAAGCGGAACTGCTGGCCGAAGCGTTGGATGAACTGGTGCGCTATCAGAATATCGATCACTGCTCTGTGTTTCGTATGGAAGCGGGCGTATTGCGATGTGTATCAGGCCGTAGCATGGCAGAGTCCCATGCGGAGATCACCGGTACGCCAAGCGCAAGAGCCACAGCAGACAGTATGGCGTTCAAGCCCGGGGAAGGTATCGTGGGTATCGCCTACAGTTCCGCACAGCTGCAGTACTGTCGGGATTGCAGTCAGAGCAGTGAATTCAAACCTCACGACTCAACTGTCTCCGATATGCCCGGGTCGTTGATCAGTGCGCCGATAAAAATGGGCGATAAGGTCCTTGGCGTACTCAATGCCTCACACCCCATGGCGGAGTATTTCGAGCCCTGGCAACAGCATACCTTAAGCCTTTTCAGCAGCTGCCTGGGACAGATTCTCTACAATCATCAGATGCTTCATGAGTTGGAAATTCTGATCGATCAACGAACCGAAGAACTGGGTAAATCCCTGGAAGAGGCAAATCGTTTGCGCAAACGCTATGAACAGCTCTCGATGGTGGATGAGCTGACCGGTTTGCACAATCGCCGCTTCTTCTTCAATGAGGCGGAGGCGCATATATCCCGTGCGATCCGCTCCAAACAGCCTTGCAGCCTGATGCTGGTCGATGTCGACCATTTCAAGCGGGTCAACGATCAATGGGGCCACCTGGTGGGAGATCAGGTCCTGGCCGCGATATCCCGAATACTGATGGACGAAGCACGGGGTGGTGATCTGGTAGCCCGGGTTGGTGGGGAAGAGTTTGTGATCCTGTTGCCTGAAGCCGGAATCGAAGGTGCTGATCTGATGGCGCAACGGATCCAGGAACGTTTGACCAACATCAACATGGGCAACAGCCATCCCGGTATCAAACTGACAGTCAGTATCGGCATGACTGAATTGACTAAAAATTCCGATCAGAAACTGACCCCGAGCCAGCTGGTCGATCAGCTCTACTCACAGGCTGATCAGGCGATGTATGAGTGCAAACGGGAAGGCCGCAACCGGCGTATACGCTTTAAAGAGCCGGTAGACGATTGA